The proteins below are encoded in one region of Pacificitalea manganoxidans:
- a CDS encoding DUF1194 domain-containing protein, translating to MWRVLLSVVMILAPPAARACDVALLLAVDVSSSIDAAEYRLQIDGMADAFADPEIAARLVEGQIAVAVLQWSGPEAQALSLPWQRMTDPAAVRALAQRTRLLPRAFTLSGTAPGDAIHAALGHLRVGPACARQVIDISGDGTANAGLAPAPARRAAERAGVTINGIAIEHMGLSLTNYYRWRLTTADGFVVTARGHRDYPRAIRAKILREISKILG from the coding sequence ATGTGGCGCGTTCTGCTTTCCGTCGTGATGATCCTTGCGCCGCCCGCCGCGCGGGCCTGCGATGTGGCCCTGCTGCTGGCGGTCGATGTGTCCAGTTCCATCGACGCCGCCGAATACCGGCTTCAGATCGACGGCATGGCGGACGCATTCGCTGATCCCGAAATCGCCGCGCGTCTGGTCGAAGGGCAGATCGCGGTCGCCGTCCTGCAATGGTCCGGCCCCGAAGCGCAGGCGCTCAGCCTGCCGTGGCAGCGCATGACCGATCCCGCCGCCGTGCGCGCGCTGGCGCAGCGCACCCGCCTGTTGCCGCGCGCCTTTACCCTGTCGGGCACCGCGCCGGGCGATGCGATTCACGCCGCGCTCGGCCATCTGCGCGTAGGCCCCGCCTGTGCGCGTCAGGTGATCGATATTTCCGGCGACGGCACCGCGAATGCCGGGTTGGCCCCGGCCCCCGCCCGCCGCGCGGCGGAGCGTGCGGGCGTCACCATCAACGGCATCGCGATCGAGCATATGGGCCTGTCATTGACCAATTATTACCGCTGGCGCCTGACCACCGCCGATGGCTTTGTCGTGACCGCGCGGGGGCATCGCGACTACCCCCGTGCCATCCGCGCCAAAATTCTGCGCGAAATCAGCAAGATC